From Lysinibacillus sp. SGAir0095, the proteins below share one genomic window:
- the gabT gene encoding 4-aminobutyrate--2-oxoglutarate transaminase: MIKENTAVEIVNKRKEYVVQGVSNGCLAVAREAKGSTIIDTEGNTWIDFASAIGTLNVGHSHPKVVAAVQAQVEKFLHPGFNVMLYDSYIKLAEKLVEITPGTHEKQVILLNSGAEAVENAVKIARKYTKKQGIVSFTNGYHGRTNLTMGMTSKVKPYKFEFGPFAPEIYKAPFPYLYRKPEGLTDEQYVDFIIEQFHDFFVSTIAPEMVACVVMEPVQGEGGFIVPPKKFVQAVAKFCKENDIILIADEIQTGFGRTGSLFAIEQFDVVPDLMTVSKSLAAGLPLSGVVGRKEIMEVSTPGELGGTYAGSPVACEAALAVIDIIEEENLCAASEVIGAKLEAHLETYKAKYSYIGDIRRLGSMVAVELVGDNKVPNKEAATAIAQYANANGLLLLTAGIKGNVIRFLTPLVITDEELAQGLAILDDAFANYGGK; this comes from the coding sequence ATGATTAAAGAAAACACTGCAGTTGAAATTGTAAACAAACGTAAAGAATACGTAGTACAAGGCGTAAGCAATGGCTGTTTGGCTGTAGCAAGAGAAGCGAAAGGCTCTACAATTATCGACACGGAAGGTAATACGTGGATCGATTTCGCATCTGCAATCGGTACATTGAATGTTGGTCATAGTCACCCAAAGGTAGTAGCGGCAGTACAAGCTCAAGTGGAAAAGTTTTTACACCCTGGCTTCAATGTGATGTTGTATGATTCGTATATTAAACTAGCGGAAAAATTGGTAGAAATTACACCAGGTACACATGAGAAACAAGTAATCTTATTAAACTCCGGCGCAGAAGCAGTAGAAAATGCGGTGAAAATTGCACGTAAGTATACAAAGAAACAAGGGATTGTCTCGTTTACAAACGGCTATCATGGCCGTACAAACTTAACAATGGGCATGACTTCGAAAGTAAAACCTTATAAATTTGAGTTTGGTCCATTTGCTCCGGAAATTTATAAAGCACCATTCCCATATTTATATCGTAAACCGGAAGGGCTGACAGATGAGCAATATGTAGATTTCATCATCGAGCAGTTCCATGATTTCTTCGTATCAACAATCGCACCAGAAATGGTTGCATGTGTTGTAATGGAACCAGTACAAGGGGAAGGTGGTTTCATCGTACCACCGAAAAAATTCGTACAAGCCGTTGCGAAGTTCTGTAAAGAAAACGATATCATCTTGATTGCAGATGAAATTCAAACTGGTTTCGGACGTACAGGTTCTTTATTTGCTATCGAGCAATTTGATGTCGTACCAGACTTGATGACGGTGTCGAAATCTTTAGCCGCTGGGTTGCCTTTAAGTGGTGTAGTTGGCCGTAAAGAAATTATGGAAGTATCAACACCAGGTGAATTAGGTGGAACATATGCGGGAAGTCCAGTAGCATGTGAAGCAGCGCTTGCAGTGATTGATATTATCGAAGAAGAAAACCTATGTGCAGCATCGGAAGTAATCGGTGCTAAGTTGGAGGCACACTTAGAAACTTACAAAGCAAAATATAGCTATATTGGCGATATTCGTCGTTTAGGTTCAATGGTTGCCGTTGAGTTGGTTGGCGACAACAAAGTGCCAAATAAAGAGGCAGCTACTGCAATTGCACAATACGCGAATGCGAACGGTTTATTATTACTAACTGCAGGTATTAAAGGAAATGTGATCCGTTTCTTGACACCATTAGTCATTACAGATGAAGAATTAGCTCAAGGTTTAGCGATTTTAGATGATGCATTTGCAAACTATGGGGGGAAATAA
- a CDS encoding PLP-dependent aminotransferase family protein, with amino-acid sequence MIRIDFTSDHRFIYQQIYSQLRKQILQNELRAHSKLPSKRELAEILNVSINSVKTAYEQLMEEGYIYTIERVGYYVEEIQEFKLAVNTQQTFPANLKEKEETRKGWLSLSHMNTNPQLFPFKKWLSCQAKIYETYISSLGDMPHAQGPYMLRQSIAEMLYRTRGITCEPEQIVLHATSQGLLERIIYMQQGKTFATENPGYARYHHLLKRANINTHLIQLDAQGIDVEYLTKTNADIVITTPSHQFPTGIIMPISRRIELLNWAAASEERYIIEDDYDSEYKYQTDNIPALQSLDYNQKVIYMGTFSKTLLPGIRISYMVLPPKWLTLYKEHFSLEIQPANILALYTLQEFIDSGLLEKHVRKMTKHYETIRTLLIQQLHEQLGESIVIHDIPAGLHFLVEIFTEKSYATIEEQAILHKLELYTLKRFSLNTLPLIKKNRSIIIGFANIAPEEIPNAVERLKNVLLH; translated from the coding sequence ATGATTCGCATTGATTTTACATCTGATCATCGTTTTATCTATCAACAAATTTATAGTCAGCTACGAAAACAAATTTTACAAAACGAACTGCGTGCACATAGTAAGCTCCCTTCCAAACGAGAGCTTGCAGAAATTTTAAATGTCAGTATCAACTCTGTAAAAACCGCCTACGAACAGTTAATGGAAGAAGGCTATATTTATACAATCGAACGAGTTGGCTATTATGTAGAAGAAATTCAAGAATTTAAACTAGCAGTGAATACGCAGCAAACCTTCCCGGCAAATCTGAAGGAAAAAGAGGAGACACGAAAAGGTTGGTTGTCGTTGTCACATATGAACACAAATCCACAGCTTTTCCCATTTAAAAAATGGTTATCGTGCCAGGCAAAAATATATGAAACTTATATTTCTTCGCTAGGAGATATGCCACATGCGCAAGGCCCCTATATGTTACGCCAAAGTATTGCAGAGATGCTGTATCGAACGCGCGGCATTACATGTGAACCAGAGCAAATCGTCTTGCATGCAACGAGCCAAGGCTTATTGGAGCGAATTATTTATATGCAGCAAGGGAAAACGTTTGCGACCGAAAATCCTGGCTATGCACGCTATCATCATTTATTAAAGCGGGCCAACATCAATACACATTTAATCCAGCTCGATGCACAAGGCATTGACGTAGAATATTTAACAAAAACAAATGCCGATATCGTCATTACAACACCCTCGCACCAATTTCCAACAGGGATTATTATGCCTATTTCAAGGCGAATTGAATTATTAAACTGGGCAGCAGCGTCGGAAGAACGTTATATTATTGAGGATGATTATGATAGTGAATATAAATATCAAACAGATAACATTCCTGCGCTACAAAGTTTGGACTATAATCAAAAAGTCATTTATATGGGGACTTTTTCAAAGACACTCTTGCCAGGCATTCGTATAAGCTATATGGTACTTCCGCCAAAATGGTTAACATTATACAAAGAACATTTCTCTTTGGAAATTCAACCAGCCAATATACTTGCCCTTTATACGTTACAGGAATTTATTGATAGCGGCCTGCTAGAAAAGCATGTACGTAAAATGACAAAGCATTATGAAACGATTCGCACCCTGCTCATCCAGCAGCTCCATGAACAATTAGGGGAATCTATTGTGATCCATGACATACCGGCAGGACTGCATTTTTTAGTGGAAATTTTTACAGAAAAAAGTTATGCCACAATTGAAGAACAAGCGATTTTACATAAACTTGAACTCTATACTCTGAAGCGTTTTTCATTAAATACGCTTCCTCTGATTAAAAAAAATCGTTCGATTATTATCGGCTTTGCCAATATTGCGCCTGAAGAGATTCCAAATGCTGTTGAAAGGCTAAAAAACGTTCTGTTGCATTAG
- a CDS encoding aldehyde dehydrogenase family protein — MTETYFNYIDGEWVQASSGELYTSINPANADHILGYFQKSDQRDVEVAVEVAEKAFKTWSKVAVPERGEVLFKLINLLEEQKEELATIITKEVGKTYKNSLGEVQKTIEAMKQFSGEATRLTGETIPSNDPNIFGYTVREPLGVVGVIAPYNFPLGIGIWKIAPAIVAGNTVVFKPASNTSLISIKIIELFEKAGVPKGVINMVTGPGGVIGQAIGNQPKIKAVSFTGSTEVGLALGRAVTNRGGKIQAEMGGKNASIILEDADLDETIKNVVISGFFDNGQRCTGTSRLIVPRAISKEVIARLVEAAESLTVGDGFDENADNGPIIDENQLNLYLEHIHDSIQDGAVLECGGKRLVDNGKDKGYFLAPTVFSHVNSEMRIFREEIFAPVIAVIEVDSYEEALEVANDSEFGLSSTIYTKDLAKAMHFVKHIETGVTHVNIPSNYFENQYPFGGKKASSLGPREQGSTALEFWTEYKTVYIKV, encoded by the coding sequence ATGACCGAAACATATTTCAATTACATTGATGGTGAATGGGTTCAAGCAAGTTCAGGCGAGCTGTATACAAGCATTAATCCCGCAAACGCAGATCATATACTTGGTTATTTTCAAAAATCCGACCAGAGAGATGTTGAAGTAGCGGTAGAAGTGGCTGAGAAAGCTTTTAAAACATGGTCGAAGGTGGCAGTACCCGAGCGTGGAGAAGTATTGTTCAAACTCATTAACTTATTGGAAGAACAAAAGGAAGAACTCGCTACAATTATCACAAAAGAAGTAGGAAAAACATATAAAAATTCTTTGGGTGAAGTTCAGAAAACAATCGAAGCAATGAAACAATTTAGCGGTGAAGCAACACGTTTAACGGGTGAAACCATCCCGTCAAATGATCCAAATATTTTTGGCTATACAGTGAGAGAACCTTTAGGGGTTGTTGGTGTCATCGCTCCTTACAATTTTCCGCTCGGGATAGGAATCTGGAAAATAGCGCCGGCCATTGTGGCAGGAAATACAGTAGTTTTTAAACCGGCTAGTAATACGTCGCTCATCAGTATAAAAATTATAGAGCTGTTTGAAAAAGCAGGTGTACCCAAAGGTGTCATCAATATGGTAACAGGACCAGGTGGCGTAATAGGACAAGCAATTGGGAATCAGCCAAAGATTAAAGCTGTTTCATTTACCGGTTCAACAGAAGTAGGCTTGGCATTGGGAAGGGCTGTAACAAATCGTGGAGGGAAGATACAAGCAGAAATGGGAGGAAAGAATGCATCCATCATCCTTGAAGATGCTGATCTGGATGAAACAATTAAAAATGTTGTCATCAGCGGCTTTTTTGATAATGGACAACGCTGTACCGGAACAAGCAGATTGATTGTCCCAAGAGCGATTTCCAAAGAGGTGATTGCTAGATTAGTAGAGGCGGCGGAATCCTTAACCGTGGGAGATGGCTTTGATGAAAATGCCGATAATGGACCGATCATTGATGAAAATCAATTGAATTTGTATTTAGAGCATATCCACGATTCCATTCAAGATGGGGCTGTGCTCGAATGTGGTGGAAAACGATTGGTGGATAATGGCAAGGATAAAGGTTATTTCTTGGCACCGACTGTTTTTAGTCATGTGAACTCGGAAATGAGAATATTCCGGGAAGAAATTTTTGCACCAGTGATTGCGGTTATTGAAGTAGATTCCTATGAAGAAGCGCTGGAAGTAGCAAATGATAGTGAATTTGGCTTATCTTCTACCATCTATACGAAGGATTTAGCAAAGGCCATGCACTTTGTAAAACATATCGAAACGGGTGTGACACATGTGAATATCCCTTCCAACTATTTTGAAAATCAATATCCTTTTGGTGGGAAAAAAGCTTCGAGTCTAGGCCCACGTGAACAGGGCTCCACAGCATTAGAATTCTGGACTGAATATAAGACGGTTTACATTAAGGTATAG
- a CDS encoding IS3 family transposase (programmed frameshift) translates to MKKYHFSKEEKLEILNFYNNSYFTLNEVARLYKVDSRTIKDWQSNYHFFGEDGLEKLKNHNNYPRELKLAAVQDYISGGLSLRETVRKYRLSGTTVLRNWIKKYTSHSELKDSGRGMSQPMTKGRKTTVGERIEIAKACIANGKNYQETAVKYKVSYQQVYQWVKKFEDNGEQTLMDRRGRTKPVEERTLEDEYRLKIQQIERENERLRAENLLLKKVRGNRKEASLSKIRIQSRYKAIQEIAEKENLAVVLLCEIAAVSRAAYYKWLNRQLSEREVENQKLVELIKNLYKQVDGIYGYRRITMTINRQREKEGLTKFNKKRIYRLMQICGIEAVIRRKSKRYRKVKPDYVSENLLAREFTAKEPNQKWCTDVTEFKYGNGRKAYLSAIIDLYDKSIVSYKLGHSNNNQLVFNTVIPAIQSLKLEEFPLLHSDRGYQYTSKHFKQIMETAEMRHSMSRVGRCIDNGPIEAFWGTLKVEKYYLHKYETYEELKTAIDTYISFYNNERYQEKLNGLSPLEYRAQAA, encoded by the exons ATGAAAAAATATCACTTTTCAAAAGAAGAAAAATTAGAGATTTTAAATTTTTATAATAATAGCTACTTTACACTTAATGAAGTCGCTAGATTATATAAAGTTGATTCTAGAACAATTAAAGATTGGCAAAGTAATTATCATTTCTTTGGAGAAGACGGTCTCGAAAAGCTCAAAAATCATAATAACTATCCTAGAGAATTAAAATTAGCTGCGGTTCAAGATTATATTTCAGGAGGACTTTCATTAAGAGAGACAGTGAGAAAATATAGACTTTCTGGTACAACCGTTTTAAGGAACTGGATTAAAAAGTATACTAGTCATAGTGAATTAAAAGATTCGGGTAGAGGAATGAGCCAACCTATGACTAAAGGAAGAAAAACGACAGTTGGAGAACGTATTGAAATCGCAAAAGCTTGCATAGCGAATGGAAAGAATTATCAAGAAACAGCAGTAAAATACAAGGTATCTTATCAACAAGTTTATCAATGGGTGAAGAAATTTGAAGATAATGGCGAACAAACATTAATGGATCGCCGTGGGCGAACGAAACCAGTTGAAGAACGTACACTTGAAGATGAATATCGTTTAAAAATTCAACAGATAGAACGAGAAAATGAAAGATTACGTGCAGAAAATCTAT TACTTAAAAAAGTTAGAGGAAATAGAAAGGAGGCGTCGTTAAGTAAGATACGTATTCAAAGCCGTTATAAGGCGATTCAAGAAATAGCAGAGAAAGAAAACTTAGCTGTTGTTTTACTGTGCGAAATAGCTGCAGTATCACGTGCAGCATATTACAAATGGTTAAATCGCCAACTTTCAGAACGAGAAGTCGAAAATCAAAAGCTAGTTGAATTGATTAAAAATTTATATAAACAAGTAGATGGGATCTATGGTTATCGCCGCATAACGATGACAATTAATCGACAACGGGAAAAAGAAGGATTAACAAAATTCAATAAGAAGCGTATTTACCGATTAATGCAGATTTGTGGCATAGAAGCGGTTATTCGTCGTAAATCAAAACGATATCGTAAGGTTAAGCCAGATTATGTTTCAGAAAATCTATTAGCACGTGAATTTACAGCTAAAGAACCAAATCAAAAATGGTGTACAGATGTGACTGAATTTAAGTATGGTAACGGTAGAAAGGCGTATTTAAGTGCAATTATTGATCTATATGATAAGTCAATTGTGAGCTATAAATTAGGACATTCTAATAATAATCAGTTAGTGTTTAATACCGTTATACCGGCAATTCAAAGTTTGAAACTCGAAGAGTTTCCCTTATTACATAGTGATCGTGGATATCAATATACATCAAAACATTTTAAACAAATTATGGAAACAGCTGAGATGCGTCATAGCATGTCAAGAGTAGGGCGTTGCATTGATAACGGACCCATTGAAGCATTTTGGGGCACATTAAAAGTAGAGAAGTACTATTTACATAAATATGAGACGTATGAAGAATTAAAAACAGCAATTGATACATACATTTCGTTCTATAACAATGAACGTTACCAAGAAAAATTAAATGGCTTGAGCCCCTTAGAATACAGAGCTCAAGCCGCATAA
- a CDS encoding NAD-dependent succinate-semialdehyde dehydrogenase: protein MTQLVYVNNPANGELIHTLQYDTEEAIVTKIEAAAAAFKSWKKRSAHERAQLLNSWAKCIRENRQEIGELITLENGKPLPEALGEVDYAVSYIDWYAEEAKRIYGRTVPAHVPNKRITVTKEPIGLVAAITPWNFPAAMMTRKAAPALAAGCTFVVKPAEETPLTTIRLIELAHSVGIPEDALQYVLNEGPKVGEIFTSHKAIRKITFTGSTPVGKLLMQQSAQTVKHVTMELGGHAPIIVAKDADLNLAVEQTVTAKFRNAGQTCVSPNRLIVHDDIVEEFTKLLVDKVKTLKVGNGFDPSVNVGPIINKKGFVKIKDQIEDAVNRGATLACGNSYDTDDEKGYYFVLPTVITDIPLDAKIMHEETFGPVIPVVTFSTLEEAVTIANDSPYGLAAYFFTENYKDGLYLSENLQYGIIGWNDGAPSGAHIPFGGMKDSGVGREGGSEGIEPYLETKYLSVGI from the coding sequence ATGACTCAGCTTGTTTACGTCAATAACCCTGCAAATGGGGAGTTAATTCATACGCTGCAATACGATACAGAAGAAGCCATTGTAACAAAAATTGAAGCTGCAGCAGCCGCATTTAAATCGTGGAAGAAACGTAGTGCACATGAACGCGCACAGTTATTAAACAGCTGGGCAAAATGTATTCGTGAAAATCGTCAAGAAATCGGCGAATTAATTACGCTTGAAAATGGGAAACCATTACCGGAAGCTCTGGGTGAAGTCGATTACGCTGTTAGTTATATCGATTGGTATGCGGAAGAAGCGAAACGTATATATGGACGTACAGTGCCTGCACATGTGCCAAACAAGCGTATTACTGTGACAAAAGAGCCGATTGGTTTAGTAGCGGCCATCACACCATGGAATTTCCCGGCAGCCATGATGACACGTAAAGCTGCACCTGCATTGGCAGCGGGCTGTACATTTGTCGTTAAACCAGCTGAAGAAACACCGTTGACAACGATTCGCTTGATTGAATTGGCACATAGTGTAGGCATTCCGGAAGATGCATTACAATACGTGTTAAATGAAGGACCGAAAGTAGGAGAAATTTTTACGTCGCATAAAGCCATTCGCAAAATCACTTTCACGGGTTCTACACCAGTTGGAAAATTGCTGATGCAGCAAAGTGCACAAACCGTAAAGCATGTAACGATGGAATTAGGTGGACACGCACCGATTATTGTTGCAAAGGATGCAGATTTAAACTTAGCTGTAGAGCAAACAGTCACAGCTAAATTCCGCAATGCAGGTCAAACTTGTGTATCTCCAAACCGTTTAATTGTACATGATGACATCGTGGAGGAGTTTACAAAGCTTTTAGTTGATAAAGTAAAGACACTAAAAGTAGGCAATGGCTTTGATCCAAGTGTAAATGTTGGACCAATCATCAATAAGAAGGGCTTTGTCAAAATAAAGGACCAGATTGAAGATGCGGTAAACCGTGGTGCAACTTTGGCTTGCGGGAATAGCTACGACACAGACGATGAAAAAGGATATTACTTTGTTTTGCCAACAGTTATCACAGACATACCATTGGATGCGAAAATCATGCATGAAGAAACATTTGGACCTGTTATTCCTGTTGTAACATTCTCGACATTGGAAGAAGCTGTTACGATTGCCAATGACTCACCATATGGCTTAGCAGCGTACTTCTTTACAGAAAATTATAAAGATGGTTTATATTTAAGTGAAAACTTGCAATACGGAATCATCGGCTGGAATGATGGCGCGCCGTCTGGAGCACATATTCCATTTGGCGGCATGAAAGACTCTGGTGTTGGCCGTGAAGGTGGCTCTGAAGGAATTGAGCCCTACTTAGAAACAAAATATCTATCAGTAGGTATATAA
- a CDS encoding NAD(P)-dependent oxidoreductase, with amino-acid sequence MATVGVIGCGLMGSGIAKNLLKNNYDVFVYDINEDAVRNLVNHGAVAASKPEELASQVDYLILSLTSPELVKEIVLNEDRGVLYRMNQGKFILDMSTNDVNLTRQIHEMAQARGVEFYDCPLSGGPDGANNGTLTIMIGGNEEKLDEILPVLKAIGKHIEYLGESGAGQTVKLCHNMVVAGVISLVSEAFLTGEKAGVSKEKLASILQKGSGQTRAMDVFGVNILDQSFGNVKFSLANMTKDIHLYRNLAEDHQVSTLVSEMTHQLFTLGRNKGKGNLDSSAVYEVLAEMMEKSLIHE; translated from the coding sequence ATGGCAACAGTCGGTGTCATTGGCTGCGGTTTAATGGGAAGTGGAATCGCTAAAAATCTATTGAAAAATAACTACGACGTCTTTGTCTATGACATTAATGAGGATGCCGTTAGAAATTTAGTCAATCATGGAGCAGTCGCTGCTTCAAAACCTGAAGAATTAGCGAGTCAGGTTGATTATCTCATTTTATCGTTAACATCCCCTGAGCTAGTTAAAGAGATTGTCTTAAATGAGGATAGGGGAGTTCTTTACCGAATGAACCAAGGTAAATTCATTCTCGACATGAGCACAAATGATGTGAATCTCACAAGGCAGATACATGAAATGGCTCAAGCCAGGGGAGTTGAATTTTACGATTGTCCTTTAAGTGGCGGGCCAGATGGTGCGAATAATGGAACGCTTACCATCATGATTGGCGGAAATGAGGAGAAACTGGACGAAATCCTCCCCGTACTGAAAGCAATAGGAAAGCACATTGAATATTTAGGTGAAAGTGGCGCTGGCCAAACGGTAAAGCTTTGTCACAACATGGTGGTTGCGGGCGTTATCTCCCTAGTGAGTGAAGCATTTTTAACAGGCGAAAAAGCAGGAGTTTCGAAAGAAAAGCTTGCCTCGATCCTGCAAAAAGGTAGTGGACAAACCCGAGCTATGGATGTTTTCGGTGTCAATATCCTGGATCAGTCATTTGGAAATGTGAAATTTTCGTTAGCCAATATGACTAAAGATATTCACCTATATCGAAATCTTGCGGAGGATCATCAAGTTTCTACTTTAGTCAGTGAGATGACGCATCAGCTTTTTACTTTAGGCAGAAACAAAGGAAAAGGGAATTTGGATTCATCTGCCGTCTATGAAGTATTAGCAGAAATGATGGAGAAATCATTAATTCATGAATAA
- a CDS encoding helix-turn-helix domain-containing protein, with protein sequence MIEVIPMNICQENDYSFLTLSKAKKLLEINKMLTQSLQLEEVLKNLITAASELVTVTDTFMIYLYDEFTGKLQLSEAIGVEIEPLKKLVLSPGESITGKVFLEKKAKLFKSEQEIDTYMSNMSERNYQYYFEGVLRKKIKSAFCVPIIYQDTCLGVLMVDNFSQDGVFSRADLEVIQIIADQSAIALEHSRVYHNLLQKNEMLSNTISIHKKFYQYIIEGEGIGRILQLLESLIGSKVVHHETNSYHQNSNDYPIVRGHEILGVLELARPFETFPEFEQLIIEHACSAIALELTKDSALLEQEFQLRHEIFNQLLNGLTNYDQKRILHYLQWNEVNDLQCIIIEGSVKTLWDQNKLKDKQWLVLSIENMLKTICGNSFIVTNTFQLIVVLPDMKEYQLQQIINGIEAVAGKKKEILVGIGRKTSIPQFSISYNEAIQSIHYAKVTKASRIVEYAKLGMERLFHEIEPQRKEIFIQDKIGKLLKTDYVLVETLLCFINNNKNHKGTANELHIHGNTLYYRLKKIEEILQIDLNCEKEWVDIVIATQLYVASHKE encoded by the coding sequence ATGATCGAGGTGATTCCCATGAATATCTGCCAAGAGAATGATTACTCTTTTCTCACACTCTCTAAAGCCAAAAAATTGCTAGAAATCAATAAGATGTTAACGCAGTCCTTGCAATTAGAAGAGGTATTAAAAAATTTAATTACTGCTGCCAGTGAGTTGGTTACCGTGACAGATACGTTTATGATCTATTTGTATGATGAATTCACGGGAAAGCTCCAATTGTCAGAGGCCATTGGGGTGGAGATTGAACCACTAAAAAAGTTGGTCCTTTCACCGGGCGAATCGATTACGGGGAAAGTGTTTTTAGAAAAAAAGGCCAAGTTGTTTAAATCGGAACAAGAGATCGATACTTATATGAGCAATATGTCCGAAAGAAACTATCAATATTATTTTGAGGGGGTCCTGCGGAAAAAAATCAAAAGCGCCTTTTGTGTGCCGATTATCTATCAGGATACTTGTCTTGGGGTGCTTATGGTGGATAACTTTAGTCAGGATGGCGTCTTTTCCCGTGCGGATTTAGAGGTCATTCAAATCATTGCCGATCAGAGTGCCATTGCGCTTGAACACTCTCGGGTTTATCATAATTTACTGCAAAAGAATGAAATGTTATCCAACACGATTTCCATTCATAAAAAGTTTTATCAATACATCATAGAGGGAGAAGGGATTGGTCGTATTCTTCAATTATTGGAAAGTTTGATAGGCTCTAAAGTCGTTCATCACGAAACGAATAGTTATCATCAGAATAGCAATGATTATCCCATTGTGCGTGGTCATGAAATTCTTGGGGTATTAGAGCTGGCGCGACCCTTTGAAACTTTTCCTGAATTTGAACAATTAATTATTGAACATGCTTGTTCTGCCATCGCACTTGAGTTGACGAAAGATAGTGCCTTGCTTGAACAAGAATTTCAATTACGACATGAAATCTTTAATCAGCTATTAAATGGTCTAACCAACTATGATCAAAAAAGGATCCTGCATTATTTACAGTGGAATGAAGTAAACGATCTTCAATGTATTATCATAGAGGGCTCGGTCAAAACATTATGGGATCAAAATAAATTAAAAGATAAACAGTGGCTGGTTCTTTCTATTGAAAATATGCTTAAAACTATTTGTGGGAATAGCTTTATTGTCACGAATACCTTTCAACTGATTGTCGTCCTTCCAGATATGAAAGAATATCAACTGCAACAAATCATTAATGGGATTGAGGCTGTTGCGGGTAAGAAGAAAGAAATTCTGGTTGGTATTGGAAGGAAAACAAGTATACCGCAATTTTCTATATCTTATAATGAAGCCATCCAGTCCATTCATTATGCAAAAGTGACAAAGGCATCCCGGATTGTTGAGTATGCCAAACTTGGTATGGAACGGCTTTTTCATGAGATTGAACCCCAAAGAAAAGAGATCTTCATTCAGGATAAGATTGGAAAGCTATTAAAAACAGACTACGTATTAGTCGAAACGTTACTATGTTTTATAAATAATAATAAAAACCATAAAGGTACTGCTAACGAGTTACATATTCACGGGAATACGCTGTATTATCGCCTAAAGAAAATTGAAGAGATTTTACAGATTGATTTGAATTGTGAAAAAGAGTGGGTGGATATCGTTATCGCTACTCAATTATATGTGGCAAGTCACAAAGAGTAA